taaaatttcattatttattttcctcTTTTCATTTTTGCATAATGCAGCTTCTCGCACCCCTGAACGAAAACATCGCTAAACCGCGATGTCCTCCGCGACGTCCTCGTGATCCGATTTGAATTCGGCTTTCCCGTCCACGGAGCTCTCGTCCATGGACTGCTCGCAGTTCTCCTCGTCGTCCCTCATCGTGTCACCGTCCGTGTCCATGCTTTTGTTCTCgctctcctcctcctcctcttcgaACTCCTCGTCCCGCCGTCGCCCCATCTTGGCGAACGTTCCCTCCACGTCCTTCAAGCGTTCTCGTATGCTCCCGTTCAGTCCGTCTCTGAGGATGGGCTCTCTCTCCGGGTGCTCCGGGTATCCGGACGGAGCCATGCCCTGCAGGTACGCCCGGTTCAGCAGCAGCTCCGTGGGCTCCAGGTGTCCCTTTTCCCGCGCCTCCCGCTCCGCCGCCTCTCGCTCCTCGGCTTCTCTCTTGCAGTAGGAGTATCTGTGGTTCATGTGCTGCGAGTACGAGCCGGAATGCGAGAAGCGTTTGCCGCATTTGTCGCACTGGTAGGGCTTTTCTCCCGAGTGCAGGCGACTGTGTTCGATCAAGTGGTGCTTGTGTTTGAAGGCCTTCTTGCAGATCTGACACTGGTGCGGCCGTTTACCTGCGGAAACACAAGACAACAGTGGAGACGCCGTGAGCGAGCGCTGCGGTTCACATTAAGCATCACAGATtttacaagcaaaataaacttttaataaAGACAGTTCGGATGAAAAAACAAGCGGAAATAATCTAATACGCTggagtgttgtgtgtgtgtttgtctttcttcTCTGGCTGCAGTTCTGCTCGGTGTGCCGTCTGTGCGAGCGTTTGTGTATTTACTTTGTAACATTCCCTCACAGAAGTGAAGCGTGAAGCGGTGAGCCAGCATCGCAACAACGCTGCAACACAAATAAACCGTCGCaaactaaacaaacacacagagctGTTGCGCAGGGACAAACAAATAAAGAGTGAGATTGAGCGAGGGTTTCCTGCAGCGTAACTCTTTTGTAAAGAGACTGAGACTGTTGCGATCTGCATTACTCATGACGCAACACGCTCGTGTCCAGAAGAAGATCCGACACAGTGAGGACTAATGaaaagacacagagagagagagagagagacggtaaagtagaaagtaaaagaataaaaaatgaacagaagagaagagaagaagTTTGAGGTATAAATGAAGTATAGCTCAGTGCTAGGGTGTTGTGTTAGCTGTGCAAAAGGTCAAGGGTTCGATCCCAGGACTACACATACTGTACCGATGAAAATGTATagctttgtaatgcactgtaagtcactttggataaaagcgtcaattacataaatgtaaaacaaaaaactgACAAAACACCCCAGAAATTTGAATGAGGGGCAAAATGGTTGAAATCAGATCTTGTTTCACCATCCATGAGCTTTACTGAAAACAACCCCAATAACATACAGTCACAAACATTTTCCTGTTCAGTGTTTTCAGCATTATAAGTTGtgtattttatattaatatgactTAACATCCAGAAAATCTAAAAGTTACATATTGTACCTTTAAATGATTATTTAAACTTCAGTtgcaaaaacaatattaaagtTTCATGTTCTATAAATCAGTTCAAACGTTCAGTttcaaataattaatttaatggactgaataaaattattcatttcatgATCGTTCAAAACCTTTGGGGAATTTGTTTATAGCCATTTCTGCATGAAATAATTACATAAACATGATTCAAGTAAATCTGGGAATAATTAATGTCTATCACTGTGTAGTAAAATCATTCaggaaaaatgtatattttactttctgaattaaactttaaattatatttacttGGCAACTAAGACAATACAATGTTGAATGGTCTCTCAGTCACTtaggataaaagtgtctgctaataaaaaaaactaacagCGATGGCCAAATAATTAATCTGGgaaaaataaatccacattttaaaccagatgcataaaatacataaatattgaGATATTAGATAAGATTGAAAATGATGTGATTGTCTGATTGTTACTGCCCAACACTAATCTGAACTTTACTGTTATTCTGCAAACACACAGCTgcagctgagagagagagagagagagagagagagagagagagagagagcgagagagagagagagagagagagagagagagagagagagagaggggggggggaTTAAGTTCATTCCAGTCTGTATGTCGTGATGCAATCAGGAGAAAGataaagtgtgtgtttgtgtgtgtgtgtgtgtgtgtgtgagtgtgtgtgtgtgtgtgtgtgtgtgtgtgtgtgtgtgtgtgtgtgtgtacgtttgtgcatgtgcatgtgtgtgtgtgcatccgTGTGTGTGCGCagttgtgcatgtgtgtgtgtgggtgagAGATCTTCATCACATTTAATCTATCCACATGATTTACAGATGTTTTGTAACACAGCGAGTGATTTTTTTGGGGGTGAATTTAAATCCAGCTCATGATTTTTCTGttgtaaattaaatttaacATCCGCAAGTCAAAATGTCAATTCTGTTCACATAAACTTTATCATATACCGATTTAAACTGGCACACATGTATAAAACAATTTATACTGTAAGATGaagatttattaatatttatattacttCATATTAGAGaagcaccgatatatcggccaataatcggtatcagccgataaaaggttttttttacattatcggccgatagtttaaaaacagacgaTAGTCATGGcagatatatcctgtcaatcaaaagagaacaagaAAATGCTATGAATTTGAGATAtttgtatagaaaatgtaaagaaacatcactagtttaatgttcaatattaattctcattatatataacattagaaaaattttatttttagaatttagttaatgcaagttaatataaccaccaaactatctgtcgatatcagtctgaataatcagCTATCAGTATCGGTGGAAGATTTAATATCGGTTTATCTCTacttaatatatattttctatataaaatGAGAAGATCTTTGACTTTCAAAGACTTAACATTCAGTTAACATCTATATAATTTCATTTCACACcttatttgcatttttacaaaatatacTTTTACCTTACCatattttacaatttatatAATTTACGGTTGCATTTTATTACTGGTAAAGGGAGCAATTATGACAAATGTCAAGTAAGTCTGAATTCTCTTGGAGGATTATTGTGATATTAACTGttcacacaataaaaaaaaattgtgtgtctAAAAAAGCTAAATCTTCAGTCATTCGGTGTTCGGGGATATGACATAGGTTTATATCAGTTGTGTTTTTAATATCAGTATAACATCAGTGCTGTGTCTTTTTATATGAATTAAGTTTACTGACTGTCAACAGGAGAGAAAGTCAAAAAGAGGAGAGAAGTCAAAATTattaaagaaagagagagaaagagagagagacagcagcAGTGTGAATATCTGACGCGAATTAGACAGACAGTTATTCAATGATGGTGTCTAGAAcagtatacatatacatatatatatatacctgtGTGCTCATATTTGTGTCTGAGGAGGGAACTGCTCTTCTGGAATGTTTTGTCGCAAAGGTCACACGCGTACATACCACTTTCTGTCTTCTTAATCTTCTTCCTGGACAGACAGGCCTCGGGGTCGGCCATATCATCTAGACTGCTCAGATAATCTGCCGTCCCGTCGAGAAGTTCAGTCTGGAAAGAGAGACCATCAGCATTACTTTAGATCAGACAACATTAACAACACAACTACACTTTACATGTGTTTGATCTATACTGCATTATTATTGTTATGTTgatatttaataaaacattttaaacaccaTTAAAACAGGATCGATAGTTTTACTGTTTGTTACAAAATAGCAGATTATTTTCCCACTGATTGCaagcataaacattttattcgCCGCATGCCGTGCTCTGAAATACCAAACTAAGCTTATATTGCAAATGTTGGATTAGCTCATAAACGGGAACTTGCTTATTATAAATTTCACTATATTTTCGACTTTTTAGGCAATTTAAATGCTCTGCTAAAAGAAAAGCCGTTTCTGGGATCAAAagaattaaacattaaaatatttgtgCGCTGAAAAGACGTGTAAAGGCAGGATATTGCAAATGAGGCCTTTCTCTCTGAGGTTTCTTAATCACACCTTATTCCATATATTTGCATTCAAATTTGGTTTAATTTCATACATGAAAGGGTGTTAGCGCAGTATTTATCTGAGCAGAGATTACCCCGATAGGCTTAAACTTAAATTAATGgggaaaaaatattattacattagAAGCTAATAACAATACGAGGAGAGGCACGGCGGGGCATATTGCCACAGTCCTCTAATTTCAAGCGGTAATGATTAAATCAAGAGGGGCGCGAAACGGCCGAAACGGCAGCGACGATGCCCTCATTAAGGACAGTGAGGGCTCTGGACTGACAATACTTCGACGCAGTCTCTTTTAAGAAACCTCTACGCTATCGTTCCGCAATCAATTTAAGCTAAATGcccttagctgtatttttaaaatcTAATTTAATAACTTAGAATAGGAAACATTATTAATACTTTTTATCAGAATGGTTTCCCCGATGTTAAACAGCCTTCAGCGCCGAGATGTAATGAACATGGGGAGTGTGCATTATTAATCTTAATGCTCAAACTCATTTCAGCTTTTCTTGCTGTAGAAATCTAGAAAAAAGAGGAGCAGAAAAAAAGACGAGGGCATGGAAATAAAGAGAAATGTCTCAAGCTCACTGACTCGTAATCCTTTTCTCGCACCTGAGACAGGAAAGAGGACGGCAGCACCGCAGGCGAACGTACACGAGCACTCATGAGCACTCGGAGCACCTGCCACTTTGAATCTGTTTCCTGCTCTCAGTCGAGGGCTGGCAACAGAACGCTTGGCACTATATCAGAGCCGGTGTACGGCACTAGAGGCAATGACGTCTGCTGCAGGTTTGCTCTCATCAGTCACCGGGCTTGAGGTGAACTCTCCTCTCCCACTCTGAGTGGCTTTTAATTAGTGTCTCAAAGTAGCCGAGCTGCGCTCGCAACCCACCCACCAGAGGGCTAGAAGAAAGACACACAAGGCCTGAGGCTTTTAAAAAGAACGAGACGGTTATTTACCTGGAACCCTGGTTTCCGATGGTACTTTCTCCTCTGCTGCATCTCGGCGAAGCTGGCCGCCCCCGCTGCGTATGTGTAGGCCATGTGTGGCAAAAAGCTTATCTGGTCGAGGCTGGGGTAAGGTCTAAGTCCCGGGAGACTGGCTTGCACCGGGGGCATGAACGTAGGGGGTGGAAATGCGCTTTGGGGCGGCAGGGAGGTGTACATGGGCTTGGCAGCGAAAGGGTTCAGACCGAACATGGGGCTAGAGCTTTTCTCCAGATTGTTGTTTGCATTGGGGCTGCCAAACTCCTTCTTGGAGAAATAAGCCAAGTTGAGCGGCTCGTCCGCGTGCTCGCGGGGCGTCGTGACGTGGTTGTGGTCAACGGGGGTGCTGTTGAGCTTGGGTCTGCTCTTCACAGTCAATATATGCTTTGGCTCCTTCATGAGCTTTGGCAACGAGAGGTCCAGCGGTTCGCCCTGCAGGTCCTCAGAGGTGAAACTGTTGGGTGTGTAAGAACTAGTGTGAGAGTTTTTGGAGGAGGCAGACGACAGGTTAAGAGGAGATGGCGTGTTGCTTCTCGAGTGGTCCAGCTTCTCTCCCAGTGGCTTGTGGTGAGAGAAATGGGGTGTTTTGGAAAGCCTGAGTGGGGTATCACAGTTGTTGATGTTGTTATGAAGCTCGGGGACGGAGGGGGACGTGATTCGGTCGGCACTTTTGACCAGGGACATAGGGGACCGCATGCCTGAAAAGTCTTTAGTGGGCGTGTGAGCGGAGATCACGTGACCCCGCTCCACAAGGTTCATGTCTAACGGAGGAGTCCTGGAATTGGCGTACTGAAAGACTTTCCTTTGTTCGAACCACTCTTTCACAAACTCCTGAGGAAGGCCGACTGCTATGGAGATTTTCAGTAGCTCTTCTGAGTTGGGCTCCATGTTCATGGCGAAATAAGCTTTGAGCACTGACATGTGGTCCTTGTACGGACTGATGGGGCCGTTGACGCCCTTCTCAGGGATGACGGAAGGGTGCAAGAGGCCGTGTTTCTCTCCGAACAAGCCGCTTTTGTTGGTCATGGCATTCTGAGCGGGTTGAAGCACCGCCTTGATCTCCTCGTTCATCTTGCAAAGGTAACGCTCATGCTGGTGCAGGGGAATGGGACCAGGGAAAGTCTCTTTGCAGTACTGACAGGAGAAAGGTGTAAACATTAGGTTACTATTCTCGTGGGGTTTCTCCTCTGTACCTATATCAAGCATGTGATTTGCCTTCTCTTTCTTGATATTGCTAATTTGTCTTTTAGAGTCTGTGGTCAAGCTCTGAAGGCAGGCTTTGGCTTCGTTGACTTTCTCTAGCGTGTAATCTATGATGCTTTTGGTTGCACCGTTGTGATTGATGAGCGGAAGAGTATTCTGGGGTCCAGTGGGTGACGTGAGCCCCTGCTTCTGTTCCTCTATGTGGGTACCCAACTCCTTCATGTAAGCCTTCAACTTGGAGATCTCCTCTGGCTTGTAGTCCATCTTTTGTCGACAAACGGTGTTGTCCACGATCTGCAGGACCTTCTGCACCTCACTAAAGTTGTTTCCCAGTGACGGGTATCCCAGCATCTGCCCTTCCATAGCCATACCCAAATGCTGAAGGGGACTCTGGGAGTTTTGAATGCCCAGCGGGCTGCCTCCCCTCACGCCGCCGTTCAGGAACGGGCTGCTTGTACCGTATCCGTGAGAAGCCATCATCAGCTTATAGTCGTTGAAGTCCAGTGGTTCAGATTTGATATTGAGGTGGTTCGAGTGGTCCTGCAGGCCGAGAGGTTTGCCGTTCTCCAGTTTGTGTCGGAGTTGTGATATCGCAGCGTTTGTGGGGGAGGAAGACGCAGAGGTCGGAGATGAACCCGTCTTTATGTTGTTCCTCACCCTGCCGTTGATGGCGATCAGTCCGATGCACTTCTTACTGCTTATGTGCGAACTGTATGACCCCGAGTGAGAAAATCTCTTCTTACAGTTTGGACATTCATATGGCTTCTCACCTAGAATTGAGAGATAATTTATGATTAAGAACCTCATCAATTGTGCATTTTTGCAAAGCAGCTACATAGAAAAGActtttacagaaaaaatatgcttttatttttttccagtgCATAAAGTTTTAGCTCAGTCTATTTTATGAAAAGCCAAATTTTTTTTGATTTGCATGATAAATATATAACAGAAAACAATGCTTATTTTATATCACAAACCTTAAAATATTTGTCTATGGAATTATGATTTAAAAGGGATTTTCTCAATGCTAAATAACATAGTGAGTAATGAAAGGAAAGTGACGTACCACTGTGTATCCGCAGGTGCTCCTTGAGATGATGTTTATATTTGAAGGCCTTTCCACATTCAGTGCATTTGAACTTGCGGTTTCCAGAACTCTGGTTTAGGATCTGATGCTGTGGAGGAGAAAATATTCACATGAACAAACACACATAACAGGAAAGATTTAAGCAAATGATTTTATGACAGGCCAAATGCAACCTTGCTTGGTTTGGGTGCATTTAAACAGTGATAATAAGCCAACATTTACCATTCAGAAACACTGCACAGGCAGCTAGTTTTTTCTTCATTAAGCAGTCAGAAATGTCCCACTTTTCCTAATGTAGGATAAACGTTCAAAACGAATCCAGCATATTTAAGCAACACGTCCTTCAGATACCTGAGCAAACGGTTCATTACGCGAAAAGGTGGGTTCGCATAAATATTGCAATTTCATAATTGGACTCAAATGCGCAAACTGTTTAAAGTCTTCAAACGTCTCTTTAATAAGCCGTGAACACGGCTTGTAGGCAGGCACTTCATTTGCTGTTCAAAGGTAGAACATGAGAACTGCGCCCCTCGCATTTGCAATTCAAAGCAGAGCCTCGAAAATcaaaatataataacaataacaacaacaacaatatggGCGTCGGTGCAGAGAAGCAGAGAGCGCACCAGGCGAGCACAATTAATTCAGAGTGGGAGGTGAGCATGTCGAACGGGCAG
This genomic interval from Misgurnus anguillicaudatus chromosome 8, ASM2758022v2, whole genome shotgun sequence contains the following:
- the zeb2b gene encoding zinc finger E-box-binding homeobox 2b isoform X1 — its product is MRELIMADGPRCKRRKQANPRRKNAVVDYENVVETGSETEDDDRLLVSEEDGLLNGAGSPVSLVNHESVAPPSPTLDHTLLRKTVDEEDDMKDSGIENVWHDSDLLSTSIDGTDDLKGDYDSMGPDANLPSVGNGSVKGVHCVPEFEDFFGKRKLVESESHVVSIAEYLQRGDTAIIYPEAPEELSRSRLATPEANGHEENDLPPGTPDAFAQLLTCPYCDRGYKRLTSLKEHIKYRHEKNEENFACPLCSYTFAYRTQLERHMATHKPGRDQHQILNQSSGNRKFKCTECGKAFKYKHHLKEHLRIHSGEKPYECPNCKKRFSHSGSYSSHISSKKCIGLIAINGRVRNNIKTGSSPTSASSSPTNAAISQLRHKLENGKPLGLQDHSNHLNIKSEPLDFNDYKLMMASHGYGTSSPFLNGGVRGGSPLGIQNSQSPLQHLGMAMEGQMLGYPSLGNNFSEVQKVLQIVDNTVCRQKMDYKPEEISKLKAYMKELGTHIEEQKQGLTSPTGPQNTLPLINHNGATKSIIDYTLEKVNEAKACLQSLTTDSKRQISNIKKEKANHMLDIGTEEKPHENSNLMFTPFSCQYCKETFPGPIPLHQHERYLCKMNEEIKAVLQPAQNAMTNKSGLFGEKHGLLHPSVIPEKGVNGPISPYKDHMSVLKAYFAMNMEPNSEELLKISIAVGLPQEFVKEWFEQRKVFQYANSRTPPLDMNLVERGHVISAHTPTKDFSGMRSPMSLVKSADRITSPSVPELHNNINNCDTPLRLSKTPHFSHHKPLGEKLDHSRSNTPSPLNLSSASSKNSHTSSYTPNSFTSEDLQGEPLDLSLPKLMKEPKHILTVKSRPKLNSTPVDHNHVTTPREHADEPLNLAYFSKKEFGSPNANNNLEKSSSPMFGLNPFAAKPMYTSLPPQSAFPPPTFMPPVQASLPGLRPYPSLDQISFLPHMAYTYAAGAASFAEMQQRRKYHRKPGFQTELLDGTADYLSSLDDMADPEACLSRKKIKKTESGMYACDLCDKTFQKSSSLLRHKYEHTGKRPHQCQICKKAFKHKHHLIEHSRLHSGEKPYQCDKCGKRFSHSGSYSQHMNHRYSYCKREAEEREAAEREAREKGHLEPTELLLNRAYLQGMAPSGYPEHPEREPILRDGLNGSIRERLKDVEGTFAKMGRRRDEEFEEEEEESENKSMDTDGDTMRDDEENCEQSMDESSVDGKAEFKSDHEDVAEDIAV
- the zeb2b gene encoding zinc finger E-box-binding homeobox 2b isoform X2; translated protein: MRELIMADGPRCKRRKQANPRRKNVVDYENVVETGSETEDDDRLLVSEEDGLLNGAGSPVSLVNHESVAPPSPTLDHTLLRKTVDEEDDMKDSGIENVWHDSDLLSTSIDGTDDLKGDYDSMGPDANLPSVGNGSVKGVHCVPEFEDFFGKRKLVESESHVVSIAEYLQRGDTAIIYPEAPEELSRSRLATPEANGHEENDLPPGTPDAFAQLLTCPYCDRGYKRLTSLKEHIKYRHEKNEENFACPLCSYTFAYRTQLERHMATHKPGRDQHQILNQSSGNRKFKCTECGKAFKYKHHLKEHLRIHSGEKPYECPNCKKRFSHSGSYSSHISSKKCIGLIAINGRVRNNIKTGSSPTSASSSPTNAAISQLRHKLENGKPLGLQDHSNHLNIKSEPLDFNDYKLMMASHGYGTSSPFLNGGVRGGSPLGIQNSQSPLQHLGMAMEGQMLGYPSLGNNFSEVQKVLQIVDNTVCRQKMDYKPEEISKLKAYMKELGTHIEEQKQGLTSPTGPQNTLPLINHNGATKSIIDYTLEKVNEAKACLQSLTTDSKRQISNIKKEKANHMLDIGTEEKPHENSNLMFTPFSCQYCKETFPGPIPLHQHERYLCKMNEEIKAVLQPAQNAMTNKSGLFGEKHGLLHPSVIPEKGVNGPISPYKDHMSVLKAYFAMNMEPNSEELLKISIAVGLPQEFVKEWFEQRKVFQYANSRTPPLDMNLVERGHVISAHTPTKDFSGMRSPMSLVKSADRITSPSVPELHNNINNCDTPLRLSKTPHFSHHKPLGEKLDHSRSNTPSPLNLSSASSKNSHTSSYTPNSFTSEDLQGEPLDLSLPKLMKEPKHILTVKSRPKLNSTPVDHNHVTTPREHADEPLNLAYFSKKEFGSPNANNNLEKSSSPMFGLNPFAAKPMYTSLPPQSAFPPPTFMPPVQASLPGLRPYPSLDQISFLPHMAYTYAAGAASFAEMQQRRKYHRKPGFQTELLDGTADYLSSLDDMADPEACLSRKKIKKTESGMYACDLCDKTFQKSSSLLRHKYEHTGKRPHQCQICKKAFKHKHHLIEHSRLHSGEKPYQCDKCGKRFSHSGSYSQHMNHRYSYCKREAEEREAAEREAREKGHLEPTELLLNRAYLQGMAPSGYPEHPEREPILRDGLNGSIRERLKDVEGTFAKMGRRRDEEFEEEEEESENKSMDTDGDTMRDDEENCEQSMDESSVDGKAEFKSDHEDVAEDIAV
- the zeb2b gene encoding zinc finger E-box-binding homeobox 2b isoform X3, yielding MRELIMADGPRCKRRKQANPRRKNAVVDYENVVETGSETEDDDRLLVSEEDGLLNGAGSPVSLVNHESVAPPSPTLDHTLLRKTVDEEDDMKDSGIENVWHDSDLLSTSIDGTDDLKGDYDSMGPDANLPSVGNGSVKGVHCVPEFEDFFGKRKLVESESHVVSIAEYLQRGDTAIIYPEAPEELSRSRLATPEANGHEENDLPPGTPDAFAQLLTCPYCDRGYKRLTSLKEHIKYRHEKNEENFACPLCSYTFAYRTQLERHMATHKPGRDQHQILNQSSGNRKFKCTECGKAFKYKHHLKEHLRIHSGEKPYECPNCKKRFSHSGSYSSHISSKKCIGLIAINGRVRNNIKTGSSPTSASSSPTNAAISQLRHKLENGKPLGLQDHSNHLNIKSEPLDFNDYKLMMASHGYGTSSPFLNGGVRGGSPLGIQNSQSPLQHLGMAMEGQMLGYPSLGNNFSEVQKVLQIVDNTVCRQKMDYKPEEISKLKAYMKELGTHIEEQKQGLTSPTGPQNTLPLINHNGATKSIIDYTLEKVNEAKACLQSLTTDSKRQISNIKKEKANHMLDIGTEEKPHENSNLMFTPFSCQYCKETFPGPIPLHQHERYLCKMNEEIKAVLQPAQNAMTNKSGLFGEKHGLLHPSVIPEKGVNGPISPYKDHMSVLKAYFAMNMEPNSEELLKISIAVGLPQEFVKEWFEQRKVFQYANSRTPPLDMNLVERGHVISAHTPTKDFSGMRSPMSLVKSADRITSPSVPELHNNINNCDTPLRLSKTPHFSHHKPLGEKLDHSRSNTPSPLNLSSASSKNSHTSSYTPNSFTSEDLQGEPLDLSLPKLMKEPKHILTVKSRPKLNSTPVDHNHVTTPREHADEPLNLAYFSKKEFGSPNANNNLEKSSSPMFGLNPFAAKPMYTSLPPQSAFPPPTFMPPVQASLPGLRPYPSLDQISFLPHMAYTYAAGAASFAEMQQRRKYHRKPGFQTELLDGTADYLSSLDDMADPEACLSRKKIKKTESGKRPHQCQICKKAFKHKHHLIEHSRLHSGEKPYQCDKCGKRFSHSGSYSQHMNHRYSYCKREAEEREAAEREAREKGHLEPTELLLNRAYLQGMAPSGYPEHPEREPILRDGLNGSIRERLKDVEGTFAKMGRRRDEEFEEEEEESENKSMDTDGDTMRDDEENCEQSMDESSVDGKAEFKSDHEDVAEDIAV